One genomic window of [Clostridium] scindens ATCC 35704 includes the following:
- a CDS encoding ABC transporter permease, which translates to MNIITKTATSNLKRNKSRNILIGIAILLTTLLLTIVPTVVFDAIDMEFVAVNKAYPTFHAMFRNVDEKSAEEMQKDERITKVGLREDPAYMVCSNPDVNISMVYCDANAAKLNRLKLKEGDLPEKADEIVVSRHLLKAMGLEGEIGDRITVPFQAVEDGGLGMEQVKEFTITGFSKDSKATIEKGIYSAMVSKAFTEEIIPEGAHKYRVYFRIAGPERMTTDAIEAQIKEIGEEYKLNATDIVDNGEYLNANYVDPAMYSGMAGLMVIIVLAGIITIYSIYYVSMMNKVQEYGKLRAIGATKRQIRKLVFREGFAVALIAIPIGLALGSLASILIVHGMLDTSTGVSNSLAKYMREAVESSEVALIKPWILLLAAVVSLAAVYLSLVRPMQVASKISAIEAIRYQGQGSKKKKAKERKGYQELNTRKLTMSNLGRNKSRTVITIVTLGITGIFFMVVATVLSCMTPESMTTQDIRGDVSISIDFESGNQMHPERELYKIQQNNPLSEELKEQILAIDGVKEIEVQTTAQAAIQEVLEEGKPMETFPTGIEDGALEELKKYVVEGSLDDAKLKDGKGIILNSNGFLLSQSGKGFNIGDKVHLDIKDGEDSVSREFEIVAITKHAPYSLAGYDISLPSSALQELCKNNLTDRYNIMAEKGKAASVTKAVEALVENQEFLDIDTYQELYKQAETQIGFMMYGCYGLLFVFGLIGILNLVNTMINSVYVRRRELGMLQAIGLSGKQTVNMLQLEGLFYTAGTLVLSLGLGSLLGYLAFLWAREEGIMSIRTYHYPAGPAIILVVVVLLVQLLITYLVNLNFKKSSLIERIRFAE; encoded by the coding sequence ATGAATATTATTACGAAGACCGCAACATCGAACTTGAAAAGAAATAAAAGCAGGAATATTCTGATCGGAATTGCGATCCTTCTGACGACGCTGCTTCTTACGATCGTGCCGACGGTTGTCTTTGATGCTATAGATATGGAATTCGTAGCAGTAAATAAGGCTTATCCTACCTTTCACGCAATGTTTCGGAATGTAGATGAAAAGTCTGCCGAAGAGATGCAAAAGGATGAAAGAATTACGAAAGTAGGCTTAAGGGAGGACCCTGCCTACATGGTGTGTAGCAATCCGGATGTAAATATCAGCATGGTATACTGTGATGCCAATGCCGCCAAGTTAAACCGGCTGAAGCTTAAGGAAGGAGATTTGCCGGAAAAGGCAGATGAAATCGTCGTGTCCAGGCACCTCCTCAAGGCTATGGGGCTGGAAGGAGAGATTGGCGATAGAATTACGGTGCCGTTTCAAGCAGTAGAAGACGGCGGGCTTGGGATGGAACAGGTCAAGGAATTTACCATTACCGGTTTTAGCAAGGATTCCAAAGCGACGATTGAAAAAGGGATATATTCTGCCATGGTTTCTAAAGCATTTACAGAAGAAATCATTCCCGAGGGAGCCCACAAGTACCGGGTATATTTTCGGATCGCCGGACCAGAGCGCATGACGACGGATGCGATCGAAGCGCAGATTAAAGAGATTGGAGAGGAATATAAGCTGAATGCCACTGACATCGTAGATAATGGAGAGTATCTCAACGCCAATTATGTGGACCCGGCAATGTACAGCGGTATGGCAGGGCTGATGGTTATAATCGTCCTGGCGGGCATCATTACGATCTACAGCATCTATTACGTGTCCATGATGAACAAGGTACAGGAATATGGAAAGTTAAGAGCGATTGGCGCGACAAAACGCCAGATAAGGAAACTGGTCTTCCGGGAAGGGTTCGCAGTGGCTCTGATCGCAATCCCTATTGGTTTGGCACTTGGATCGCTGGCAAGCATACTTATCGTCCATGGGATGCTTGATACCAGTACGGGCGTGAGCAATTCCCTGGCGAAGTATATGAGGGAAGCTGTGGAGTCATCAGAAGTAGCGCTGATCAAGCCGTGGATACTTCTTCTGGCAGCCGTGGTATCTCTGGCAGCCGTATATCTGTCTCTGGTGCGCCCGATGCAGGTGGCGAGCAAAATATCAGCAATTGAGGCAATCCGCTATCAGGGCCAGGGAAGCAAGAAGAAAAAGGCAAAAGAAAGAAAAGGCTATCAGGAACTGAATACCAGGAAGTTAACGATGTCCAATCTGGGTAGGAATAAGAGCCGTACCGTGATTACCATAGTGACTCTTGGCATTACCGGCATCTTCTTTATGGTGGTAGCGACCGTGCTAAGCTGCATGACTCCAGAATCCATGACCACCCAGGACATCCGTGGAGACGTGTCCATTTCCATAGATTTCGAGAGCGGAAACCAGATGCATCCGGAAAGAGAATTGTATAAGATACAGCAGAATAATCCGCTGTCGGAAGAGTTAAAAGAACAGATACTGGCAATTGATGGAGTAAAAGAGATCGAAGTGCAGACAACGGCTCAGGCAGCAATCCAGGAAGTGCTGGAAGAAGGAAAGCCAATGGAGACTTTTCCGACAGGCATCGAGGATGGCGCGCTTGAGGAATTGAAGAAGTATGTGGTAGAGGGAAGCCTTGACGATGCGAAATTAAAGGATGGAAAAGGAATTATCCTTAATTCGAATGGCTTTCTACTATCCCAAAGTGGAAAAGGATTCAATATCGGAGACAAGGTGCATCTGGATATCAAGGATGGAGAAGACTCTGTCAGCAGGGAATTCGAGATTGTCGCGATTACTAAGCACGCGCCATATTCGCTGGCGGGCTACGATATTTCTCTGCCAAGTTCGGCGCTTCAGGAACTTTGTAAAAACAATCTGACAGACAGATATAACATTATGGCAGAAAAAGGAAAAGCAGCCAGTGTTACCAAAGCGGTAGAGGCGCTGGTAGAAAATCAGGAATTTCTGGATATTGATACTTATCAGGAATTATATAAGCAGGCGGAGACGCAGATTGGCTTCATGATGTATGGATGCTACGGACTGCTGTTCGTATTCGGGCTGATCGGCATCCTGAACCTTGTAAATACCATGATCAACAGCGTCTATGTCAGGCGGAGAGAACTTGGCATGCTGCAGGCCATCGGCCTGTCAGGGAAACAGACTGTGAACATGCTGCAGCTGGAGGGCCTGTTCTATACGGCGGGCACGCTGGTACTGTCCCTTGGCCTGGGCAGCCTTCTGGGATATCTGGCCTTCCTTTGGGCAAGGGAAGAAGGGATAATGTCCATCCGGACCTATCACTATCCGGCAGGGCCGGCAATTATACTGGTAGTGGTGGTACTGCTTGTGCAGCTGCTGATTACCTATTTGGTAAATCTGAACTTTAAGAAATCAAGCTTGATTGAGAGAATCAGGTTTGCAGAATAA
- a CDS encoding sensor histidine kinase, whose translation MRRKIQRSMILVITTTLLITYAITTFVVYRQTISLMEDEIRQEADYICAAVGISGEAYLKEMDAVRKNTRVTMIDRQGKVTYDSKEDEVTLENHKSRPEVKEALSTGSGQDIRKSDTLGQEMFYYAQRLADGNVLRVSKTVDTAFFTAIRILPAMGVIAVMMLLIAWILARWQVARLIRPINELDLDNPMENDVYEELTPLLMSIDRQNKEKDAIANMRKEFSANVSHELKTPLTSISGYAEIMKDGLVKPEDMKKFSERIYNEASRLITLVEDIIKLSRLDEGKVELEKEEVDLYQLAREVCSRLAPQANARDIRIEVTGESVVYRGIRQILDEMVYNICENAIKYNKDGGTLSVWVGSTLKGKKIIVTDTGIGIPADQQERIFERFYRVDKSHSKESGGTGLGLSIVKHGAMIHDADIRVESEVGKGTRMELTF comes from the coding sequence ATGAGAAGAAAGATACAGCGAAGCATGATACTGGTAATCACCACCACCTTGCTGATTACCTATGCGATCACCACATTCGTGGTGTATCGCCAGACGATCAGCCTTATGGAAGATGAGATCCGCCAGGAGGCTGACTATATCTGCGCAGCCGTCGGAATCTCCGGCGAGGCATACCTGAAAGAGATGGACGCGGTGCGAAAGAACACCAGGGTTACCATGATAGACAGGCAGGGCAAGGTGACCTATGATTCCAAAGAAGACGAAGTGACTTTGGAAAACCATAAAAGCAGGCCGGAGGTCAAAGAAGCGCTTAGTACCGGAAGCGGCCAGGATATCCGCAAGTCCGATACCCTGGGACAGGAGATGTTCTATTATGCTCAGAGGCTTGCGGACGGCAACGTCTTAAGAGTTTCTAAAACGGTTGATACGGCATTCTTTACGGCAATAAGAATCCTGCCGGCAATGGGCGTGATAGCCGTGATGATGCTTTTAATCGCATGGATTCTGGCAAGATGGCAGGTAGCAAGACTGATCCGGCCGATTAATGAACTGGATCTTGATAACCCGATGGAAAATGATGTGTATGAAGAATTGACGCCACTGCTTATGAGCATAGACAGACAGAACAAGGAAAAAGACGCGATCGCCAATATGAGAAAGGAATTCTCGGCCAACGTTTCCCACGAATTAAAGACTCCGCTGACCTCCATATCAGGCTATGCGGAGATTATGAAGGACGGCCTGGTAAAGCCGGAGGATATGAAGAAGTTCTCAGAGCGTATTTATAATGAAGCCAGCAGGCTCATTACCCTGGTAGAGGATATCATTAAACTGTCCCGGCTGGATGAAGGAAAGGTAGAACTGGAAAAAGAGGAAGTGGATCTCTATCAGCTTGCAAGGGAGGTATGCAGCCGGCTGGCTCCCCAGGCGAATGCAAGAGACATCCGTATAGAGGTTACCGGGGAATCCGTGGTTTACCGGGGAATCCGTCAGATCTTGGATGAGATGGTATATAATATCTGCGAGAATGCAATCAAGTATAATAAGGACGGCGGTACCTTAAGTGTCTGGGTAGGCAGCACGCTGAAAGGAAAGAAGATAATCGTGACAGACACCGGCATTGGGATTCCGGCGGATCAGCAGGAAAGAATCTTTGAGCGGTTCTACAGGGTGGACAAGAGCCACTCCAAAGAAAGCGGGGGAACCGGCCTTGGCCTGTCTATCGTAAAGCACGGGGCGATGATCCATGACGCGGATATCCGGGTGGAAAGCGAAGTGGGAAAAGGCACCAGAATGGAACTTACATTCTGA
- a CDS encoding response regulator, whose protein sequence is MIFCVEDDSNIRELVVYTLESTGLKARGFEEGSSFLEALALETPDLVLLDIMLPGEDGMELLKKLKASPKTRDIPVIMVTAKGAEYDKVMGLDTGADDYVTKPFGMMELVSRIKAVLRRSAREGVRKEDSIVIGEIEMNLKKHEVTAAGEVISLTLKEYELLKRLMKNSNIVLTRDQLLEDIWGYDFDGETRTVDVHVRTLRQKLGSAGERIETVRGVGYRMRE, encoded by the coding sequence ATGATATTTTGCGTGGAAGATGACAGCAACATACGCGAACTGGTCGTATATACACTGGAAAGCACCGGGCTTAAGGCGCGGGGATTTGAGGAGGGAAGTTCCTTTCTGGAAGCGCTGGCGCTGGAAACGCCGGATCTTGTCCTGCTCGACATCATGCTTCCGGGAGAAGACGGCATGGAACTGCTGAAAAAACTGAAGGCCTCGCCTAAGACGAGGGATATTCCGGTCATCATGGTTACCGCCAAAGGCGCGGAATATGATAAGGTCATGGGACTTGACACCGGGGCGGACGACTATGTGACTAAGCCATTCGGAATGATGGAACTGGTATCCAGAATCAAGGCCGTCCTAAGGCGAAGCGCCAGAGAAGGAGTCCGGAAGGAAGACTCCATCGTGATTGGCGAGATAGAGATGAATCTGAAAAAGCATGAGGTGACGGCAGCAGGGGAAGTCATAAGCCTGACGCTCAAGGAGTATGAGCTCCTGAAGCGTCTTATGAAGAATTCCAACATTGTGCTGACCAGAGACCAGCTGCTGGAAGATATCTGGGGCTATGACTTTGACGGAGAGACCAGAACCGTGGATGTGCATGTCAGGACTCTGCGCCAGAAGTTAGGGAGCGCGGGGGAGCGGATTGAGACGGTCCGCGGCGTTGGATATCGGATGAGAGAATAA
- a CDS encoding sensor histidine kinase, translated as MDDRSIEKMIKSREQGYIWLEQELKMKLGISTAFIAVFFFVIRCLEQNFRYWLPFLVGALVTNGIWNYFLYKREYGNYLSISRYLNAFEEGDYDFHTEEDYMKSGIHSQITEHLERLGSAFGTLRNRLVEEKENTKALITDISHQLKTPIAALGLSFELVKDEDITAAEKMEFLERAEQEVGKLNYLLGTLLNLSRLEADMIRLEPKEASLKETLVRAVNGIFIKANEKKIEIEMEGFKDVSLQHDPRWTAEAFANVMDNAVKYSPEKSRIQIRVEREVSYVLIEIEDEGIGIPKEEYSNIFKRFYRGKSPEVEAMEGAGVGLYLVREIMEAQGGSVRALPSHRGGTIFQMMLPKKKYSLE; from the coding sequence GTGGACGACAGAAGTATTGAAAAAATGATAAAGAGCCGGGAACAGGGATATATCTGGCTGGAGCAGGAGTTGAAGATGAAACTTGGCATAAGTACTGCATTCATTGCAGTATTTTTCTTTGTAATACGCTGCCTTGAACAGAATTTCCGTTATTGGCTGCCCTTTCTTGTGGGCGCGCTTGTAACGAACGGTATATGGAATTATTTTTTGTATAAGCGGGAATACGGCAATTACCTGTCCATCAGTCGATATCTGAATGCGTTTGAGGAAGGAGATTATGATTTTCATACAGAAGAAGATTATATGAAAAGTGGGATTCATTCCCAGATTACAGAGCATCTGGAACGGCTCGGAAGCGCATTTGGAACACTTCGGAACCGCCTGGTGGAGGAGAAGGAGAATACAAAGGCGCTAATCACAGATATTTCCCATCAGCTGAAGACGCCGATTGCCGCCCTTGGCTTGAGTTTTGAACTGGTGAAGGATGAAGATATCACAGCGGCGGAGAAGATGGAATTCCTGGAGCGCGCAGAGCAGGAAGTGGGGAAATTAAACTATCTTCTGGGGACGCTTTTGAACCTGTCAAGGCTGGAGGCAGACATGATAAGGCTTGAGCCTAAAGAGGCCAGCCTTAAGGAAACGCTGGTCCGGGCAGTCAATGGCATCTTTATCAAAGCAAATGAAAAAAAAATAGAGATAGAAATGGAAGGTTTTAAGGATGTGAGCCTACAGCATGATCCAAGATGGACAGCGGAAGCATTTGCCAATGTTATGGATAACGCTGTAAAGTATTCGCCGGAAAAATCTAGAATACAGATACGTGTTGAACGGGAGGTATCCTATGTACTGATCGAGATCGAGGATGAAGGAATCGGAATACCAAAAGAAGAATATTCCAATATATTCAAGCGATTCTACCGCGGCAAGTCTCCAGAAGTGGAGGCCATGGAGGGGGCAGGCGTCGGCCTGTATCTGGTACGCGAGATCATGGAAGCGCAGGGAGGCAGCGTGCGCGCCCTCCCTTCCCACAGGGGAGGAACCATATTCCAGATGATGCTGCCGAAAAAGAAGTATTCTCTAGAATAA
- a CDS encoding response regulator transcription factor, with protein sequence MGKILLLEDDESLNRGISLKLKKEGYEVLSATGVAEAKEMFRENEVDLIISDISMEDGNGLEFGQSVRKVSDVYLIFLTALDQEVDIVNGYDAGADDYITKPFSLMVLISKVNALMRRIESTHEEGNVLTSGSMQVWCKEMKVFQKEQELSLSKKEIQLLLYFLEHPKQIISKEQILESVWDMDGQFVDDNTVPVTISRLKKKLATEEDYEYIKNIRGIGYLWTTEVLKK encoded by the coding sequence ATGGGGAAGATATTACTGCTGGAAGATGATGAAAGCCTGAATCGGGGAATAAGCCTGAAACTTAAAAAAGAAGGGTACGAAGTTTTAAGCGCCACCGGAGTGGCGGAGGCGAAGGAGATGTTCCGGGAAAATGAGGTAGACCTGATCATCAGCGATATTTCCATGGAAGATGGGAATGGGCTGGAATTTGGACAAAGCGTTCGCAAGGTCAGTGATGTATACCTGATCTTCCTTACAGCGCTGGATCAGGAAGTCGATATTGTAAATGGATATGATGCGGGGGCAGACGACTACATTACCAAGCCTTTCAGCCTGATGGTGCTGATATCCAAGGTCAATGCGCTGATGCGCAGGATTGAAAGTACGCACGAAGAGGGAAATGTGCTGACATCCGGAAGCATGCAAGTGTGGTGCAAGGAGATGAAAGTATTTCAGAAGGAACAGGAACTTTCTCTTAGCAAGAAGGAGATTCAACTGCTGCTTTATTTTCTGGAGCATCCGAAGCAGATTATCTCGAAGGAGCAGATATTAGAATCGGTATGGGATATGGACGGGCAGTTTGTAGATGACAATACGGTGCCTGTAACCATCAGCAGGCTGAAAAAGAAACTTGCGACAGAAGAAGACTATGAATATATCAAGAATATAAGGGGGATTGGCTACCTGTGGACGACAGAAGTATTGAAAAAATGA
- the phoU gene encoding phosphate signaling complex protein PhoU: protein MRNKFDMQLERLNEQLTYMGELCEIAINKATKALQNGDMEQAKAVREADDEIDQMEKDIERLCLKLLLQQQPVARDLRQISAALKMITDMERIGDQASDIAEIIISARMTEAMDISRIGQMSEAAAKMVRDSVTAYVKKDLELSREVMASDDIVDEMFEENKRELVSFIAENKGGYGERAIDLIMVAKYLERIADHATNIAEWVEFSITGVHKGMETMKLKEN, encoded by the coding sequence ATGCGGAATAAGTTTGATATGCAGTTAGAGCGCCTCAATGAGCAGCTGACTTATATGGGAGAATTGTGCGAGATTGCCATTAACAAGGCGACCAAGGCGCTTCAAAATGGAGACATGGAGCAGGCAAAGGCGGTTCGGGAGGCGGATGATGAGATTGACCAGATGGAAAAGGACATTGAACGTCTGTGCCTGAAACTGCTGCTTCAGCAGCAGCCGGTGGCAAGAGATCTGCGGCAGATATCCGCGGCGCTTAAGATGATTACGGATATGGAGCGGATCGGGGACCAGGCGTCTGATATCGCTGAGATCATTATCTCTGCCAGGATGACGGAGGCGATGGACATCTCGAGAATTGGGCAGATGTCGGAGGCAGCGGCAAAGATGGTACGTGACAGCGTCACGGCCTATGTAAAGAAGGATCTGGAACTATCCAGAGAAGTGATGGCTTCCGATGACATCGTGGATGAGATGTTTGAAGAAAATAAGAGAGAACTTGTCAGTTTTATTGCGGAAAATAAGGGCGGATATGGGGAGCGGGCGATCGACTTGATCATGGTTGCCAAATATCTGGAAAGAATCGCCGATCATGCCACCAATATTGCTGAGTGGGTGGAATTCTCCATCACTGGAGTACACAAGGGAATGGAAACAATGAAGCTAAAGGAGAATTAG
- a CDS encoding ABC transporter ATP-binding protein has protein sequence MRAILETGDLVKYYGDGDNLVKAIDHTDISVERGEFVAVVGRSGSGKSTLLHMLGGLDRPDSGKVFIEGRDIFGLKDEQLAIFRRRKIGFIFQDYNLMPALNVWENIVLPIGLDGKRVNKDYVMGIVKSIGMEDRLTATPSMLSGGQKQRVAIARAIASRPAIILADEPTGNLDSKTEMEVISILKNCVSKYGQTLVMITHDETIAQMADRIIIIEDGKVVK, from the coding sequence ATGAGAGCAATATTAGAGACTGGAGATCTGGTAAAATATTATGGAGATGGAGACAACTTGGTTAAGGCCATCGACCATACAGATATATCCGTGGAGCGTGGAGAATTCGTCGCGGTGGTGGGCCGCTCAGGCTCAGGCAAGAGCACGCTGCTTCATATGCTGGGGGGACTTGACCGTCCCGACAGCGGCAAGGTATTCATTGAAGGAAGGGATATATTCGGGCTGAAGGATGAGCAGCTGGCCATATTCAGGAGAAGAAAGATCGGATTCATCTTTCAGGATTATAATCTGATGCCTGCATTGAATGTATGGGAAAACATTGTGCTTCCGATTGGATTGGACGGAAAAAGAGTGAATAAGGATTATGTGATGGGCATTGTAAAGAGCATTGGCATGGAGGACCGTCTGACTGCCACTCCAAGCATGCTGTCAGGCGGGCAGAAGCAGCGCGTAGCGATCGCAAGGGCAATCGCCTCAAGGCCGGCGATCATTCTTGCGGATGAGCCTACTGGCAATCTGGACTCCAAGACAGAGATGGAAGTCATCTCAATCCTCAAGAACTGCGTTTCCAAGTATGGGCAGACCCTGGTCATGATTACCCACGACGAGACCATTGCCCAGATGGCAGACCGCATTATCATTATTGAAGATGGTAAGGTGGTGAAATAA
- a CDS encoding AraC family transcriptional regulator yields MYAYETIEMSLNYIEQHLNEKIETEKLAKIACLSTFYYQHLFKRLVKKSSPDEYRKSIPMLNTFDKPKLSSRYVMIDENVPLIVGDIVLEIQRKTLRTTETYFGFEKPVNVAEQIPVGESTGIDVPCLYCFKSSK; encoded by the coding sequence ATGTACGCATATGAAACTATTGAGATGTCATTAAATTATATTGAACAGCATTTGAATGAGAAAATTGAAACAGAGAAATTGGCGAAAATCGCTTGTCTCTCTACATTCTATTATCAACACTTGTTTAAAAGATTAGTCAAGAAATCATCACCTGATGAATATAGAAAGAGTATTCCAATGTTAAATACATTTGATAAGCCGAAACTTTCTTCACGTTATGTCATGATTGATGAAAATGTCCCATTGATTGTAGGCGATATTGTTTTAGAAATTCAAAGAAAAACATTAAGGACAACTGAAACATATTTTGGTTTTGAAAAACCAGTAAATGTTGCTGAACAAATTCCTGTTGGAGAAAGTACGGGAATCGATGTACCTTGTCTCTACTGCTTTAAATCAAGCAAATAA
- the pstB gene encoding phosphate ABC transporter ATP-binding protein PstB, with protein sequence MGKISIKNLDLYYDDFKALKDVNLEIETNKITAFIGPSGCGKSTLLKSINRMNDLVEGCRIEGDILLDGQDIFKEIDVNLLRKRVGMVFQKPNPFPMSIYDNIAYGPRTHGIRSKSRLDDIVEKSLRDAAIWEECKDRLKKSALGMSGGQQQRLCIARALAVQPEVLLMDEPTSALDPISTSKIEDLAMELKKDYTIIMVTHNMQQAVRVSDNTAFFLLGEVVEYNDTEKLFSIPSDKRTEDYITGRFG encoded by the coding sequence ATGGGGAAAATTAGTATTAAGAATCTGGATTTATATTATGATGATTTCAAGGCGTTAAAAGATGTGAATCTGGAAATAGAAACGAATAAAATCACAGCGTTTATCGGGCCTTCAGGATGTGGAAAGTCTACCCTTTTAAAGTCCATCAACCGCATGAATGATCTGGTGGAAGGATGCAGGATAGAAGGGGATATTCTTTTGGATGGGCAGGATATATTTAAGGAGATTGATGTAAACCTGTTAAGGAAGCGGGTGGGCATGGTGTTTCAGAAGCCCAATCCATTTCCGATGAGCATCTATGACAATATCGCTTATGGGCCAAGGACCCATGGAATCCGTTCCAAGTCCCGGCTGGATGATATTGTGGAGAAATCCTTAAGAGACGCGGCAATCTGGGAAGAATGCAAGGACCGGCTTAAGAAAAGCGCCCTTGGAATGTCAGGCGGGCAGCAGCAGAGGCTGTGCATAGCCAGAGCTCTGGCCGTGCAGCCGGAAGTCCTTTTGATGGATGAGCCCACGTCTGCTCTGGATCCCATATCTACATCGAAGATTGAAGACCTTGCGATGGAATTGAAAAAAGATTATACTATTATAATGGTAACGCATAATATGCAGCAGGCGGTCCGCGTGTCCGACAATACGGCTTTCTTTTTGCTTGGCGAGGTTGTGGAGTACAATGATACGGAGAAACTTTTTTCCATACCATCAGATAAGCGTACGGAAGACTATATTACAGGGAGGTTCGGTTAG